The following proteins come from a genomic window of Falco peregrinus isolate bFalPer1 chromosome 16, bFalPer1.pri, whole genome shotgun sequence:
- the KCTD20 gene encoding BTB/POZ domain-containing protein KCTD20 isoform X1, whose product MSRHSSLRKRNQLLTSRRPSMNVNSAGGTDWSRNLESSCSVENVTVAVHESEESNVVLGGHSPAAVPRTEGLDSECRHTACPVNPQINSMLSAPEDTHNCHFQDGNKRQSEYFNTQERHGCCTLSSTSNSQTAAPEKVTLVVDGTRFAVNPQIFTAHPDTMLGRMFGPGREYNFTRPNEKGEYEIAEGISSAVFRTVLDYYKTGIINCPDGISIPDLRDTCDYLCINFDFNTIKCQDLSALLHELSNDGAHKQFDSYLEELILPIMVDSARKGERECHIVVLTDEDTVDWDEDHPPPMGEEYSQILYSSKLYRFFKYIENRDVAKAVLKERGLKNIRIGIEGYPTCKEKVKRRPGGRSEVIYNYVQRPFIQMSWEKEEGKSRHVDFQCVRSKSLTNLVSVGDDVSEDHEVIMHHPPQVDELDRLNAPFSQMAVNDLPD is encoded by the exons ATGAGCCGCCA CTCTTCTCTTAGGAAACGCAACCAACTCCTCACATCACGGAGGCCCAGCATGAATGTTAATTCTGCTGGTGGGACAGACTGGTCAAGAAATCTGGAGTCCAGTTGCTCTGTGGAAAACGTAACGGTAGCAGTCCATGAGTCAGAAGAAAGTAATGTGGTGCTAGGAGgtcacagccctgctgcagttCCCAGGACTGAGG GTTTAGATTCTGAATGCCGACACACTGCTTGTCCAGTAAATCCGCAGATCAATAGCATGTTGTCTGCTCCTGAAGACACGCACAACTGTCACTTCCAAGATGGAAATAAGAGACagtcagaatattttaatacGCAGGAACGCCATGGATGCTGCACTTTGTCTTCAACCAGCAATTCACAAACAGCAGCTCCAGAGAAAGTGACGCTTGTGGTAGATGGCACACGCTTTGCAGTGAATCCACAGATTTTCACTGCTCACCCTGATACTATGCTTGGAAG AATGTTTGGACCAGGAAGAGAATATAATTTCACCAGGCCAAATGAAAAGGGAGAATATGAAATCGCAGAAGGAATTAGCTCAGCTGTGTTCCGGACTGTGCTG GATTATTACAAAACTGGAATCATTAACTGCCCTGATGGGATTTCCATCCCGGACCTTCGAGACACATGTGATTACCTCTGCATAAACTTTGATTTCAACACAATCAAATGTCAAGATTTAA GTGCTCTCTTACACGAGCTCTCCAACGATGGTGCTCACAAGCAGTTTGATAGCTACCTAGAGGAGCTAATTCTGCCTATAATGGTGGATAGCGCAAGGAAAGGGGAACGTGAGTGCCATATTGTTGTGCTGACAGATGAAGACACCGTGGACTGGGATGAAGATCATCCACCTCCAATGGGAGAGGAGTACTCGCAAA TCCTTTACAGTTCCAAGCTGTACAGATTCTTCAAGTACATTGAGAACCGCGATGTTGCAAAAGCAGTATTAAAGGAACGGGGCCTGAAAAATATTCGCATTGGCATTGAAG GGTATCCCACCTGTAAAGAGAAGGTGAAGAGGAGGCCTGGTGGCCGATCCGAAGTGATATACAACTATGTTCAACGGCCGTTCATCCAGATGTcatgggaaaaggaagagggcAAAAGCCGTCATGTTGATTTCCAGTGTGTTCGGAGCAAATCTCTAACAAACCTAGTCTCTGTGGGTGATGACGTTTCGGAGGACCATGAGGTTATAATGCATCACCCCCCACAAGTAGATGAACTGGACAGGCTAAACGCACCGTTCTCCCAAATGGCTGTTAACGATCTACCAGATTAG
- the KCTD20 gene encoding BTB/POZ domain-containing protein KCTD20 isoform X2, translating into MNVNSAGGTDWSRNLESSCSVENVTVAVHESEESNVVLGGHSPAAVPRTEGLDSECRHTACPVNPQINSMLSAPEDTHNCHFQDGNKRQSEYFNTQERHGCCTLSSTSNSQTAAPEKVTLVVDGTRFAVNPQIFTAHPDTMLGRMFGPGREYNFTRPNEKGEYEIAEGISSAVFRTVLDYYKTGIINCPDGISIPDLRDTCDYLCINFDFNTIKCQDLSALLHELSNDGAHKQFDSYLEELILPIMVDSARKGERECHIVVLTDEDTVDWDEDHPPPMGEEYSQILYSSKLYRFFKYIENRDVAKAVLKERGLKNIRIGIEGYPTCKEKVKRRPGGRSEVIYNYVQRPFIQMSWEKEEGKSRHVDFQCVRSKSLTNLVSVGDDVSEDHEVIMHHPPQVDELDRLNAPFSQMAVNDLPD; encoded by the exons ATGAATGTTAATTCTGCTGGTGGGACAGACTGGTCAAGAAATCTGGAGTCCAGTTGCTCTGTGGAAAACGTAACGGTAGCAGTCCATGAGTCAGAAGAAAGTAATGTGGTGCTAGGAGgtcacagccctgctgcagttCCCAGGACTGAGG GTTTAGATTCTGAATGCCGACACACTGCTTGTCCAGTAAATCCGCAGATCAATAGCATGTTGTCTGCTCCTGAAGACACGCACAACTGTCACTTCCAAGATGGAAATAAGAGACagtcagaatattttaatacGCAGGAACGCCATGGATGCTGCACTTTGTCTTCAACCAGCAATTCACAAACAGCAGCTCCAGAGAAAGTGACGCTTGTGGTAGATGGCACACGCTTTGCAGTGAATCCACAGATTTTCACTGCTCACCCTGATACTATGCTTGGAAG AATGTTTGGACCAGGAAGAGAATATAATTTCACCAGGCCAAATGAAAAGGGAGAATATGAAATCGCAGAAGGAATTAGCTCAGCTGTGTTCCGGACTGTGCTG GATTATTACAAAACTGGAATCATTAACTGCCCTGATGGGATTTCCATCCCGGACCTTCGAGACACATGTGATTACCTCTGCATAAACTTTGATTTCAACACAATCAAATGTCAAGATTTAA GTGCTCTCTTACACGAGCTCTCCAACGATGGTGCTCACAAGCAGTTTGATAGCTACCTAGAGGAGCTAATTCTGCCTATAATGGTGGATAGCGCAAGGAAAGGGGAACGTGAGTGCCATATTGTTGTGCTGACAGATGAAGACACCGTGGACTGGGATGAAGATCATCCACCTCCAATGGGAGAGGAGTACTCGCAAA TCCTTTACAGTTCCAAGCTGTACAGATTCTTCAAGTACATTGAGAACCGCGATGTTGCAAAAGCAGTATTAAAGGAACGGGGCCTGAAAAATATTCGCATTGGCATTGAAG GGTATCCCACCTGTAAAGAGAAGGTGAAGAGGAGGCCTGGTGGCCGATCCGAAGTGATATACAACTATGTTCAACGGCCGTTCATCCAGATGTcatgggaaaaggaagagggcAAAAGCCGTCATGTTGATTTCCAGTGTGTTCGGAGCAAATCTCTAACAAACCTAGTCTCTGTGGGTGATGACGTTTCGGAGGACCATGAGGTTATAATGCATCACCCCCCACAAGTAGATGAACTGGACAGGCTAAACGCACCGTTCTCCCAAATGGCTGTTAACGATCTACCAGATTAG